From a single Ascaphus truei isolate aAscTru1 chromosome 2, aAscTru1.hap1, whole genome shotgun sequence genomic region:
- the LOC142488415 gene encoding uncharacterized protein LOC142488415, which produces MYKEPVPRDSDFTDLVQHTAESDSKYWSSKRFESDLRRSRGAQPFSCCECGNSFSLDRDLLTHLCVPTREQTFTCTDGGSSFSLKGKLLSQQMIQTAVTPFTCTVCGKQLSTKRTLLNHQKIHTGEKPFTCVKCSKSFSWKKYLLKHDRIHTGEKPFTCAVCGKQFRNKNNLLRHQMIHTGEKPFTCAECGKQFTIESNLLRHQMIHRGEKPFTCAECSKSFSRKTELIKHERIHTGDNPFTCTVCVKQFTAKSSLLMHQRIHTGEKPFPCAECGKQFGIKSSLLRHQRIHTGEKPFTCAECGKQFSIESSLLRHHSIHTREKPFPCT; this is translated from the coding sequence ATGTACAAGGAACCAGTGCCACGTGATAGTGACTTTACAGACCTTGTACAGCACACAGCGGAGTCTGACTCTAAATATTGGTCCAGCAAAAGGTTTGAGAGCGATTTAAGAAGAAGCCGTGGTGCTCAGCCTTTTTCTTGTTGTGAGTGTGGCAACAGCTTCTCACTGGACAGAgacctgctcacacacctttgtgtcccTACTAGAGagcaaacctttacatgtacagatgGTGGGAGCAGTTTCTCACTGAAGGGGAAACTTCTTTCACAGCAGATGATTCAGACAGCAGTAACTCCTTTtacttgtacagtgtgtgggaaacagttaAGTACCAAGAGGACCCTCCTCAATCACCAgaagattcatacaggggagaagccATTCACATGTGtaaagtgtagtaaaagcttttcttggAAGAAGTACCTCCTCAAACATGaccggattcatacaggggagaaaccattcacatgtgcagtatgtgggaaacaattccgtAATAAGAacaacctcctcagacaccagatgattcatacaggggagaaaccattcacatgtgcagagtgtgggaaacaattcactaTTGAGAgcaacctcctcagacaccagatgattcatagaggggagaaaccattcacatgtgcagagtgtagtaaaagcttttctcggaagacaGAGCTCATCaaacatgagcggattcatacaggagataatccattcacatgtacagtgtgtgtgaaaCAATTCACAGCTAAGAGCAGTCTCCTCATGCACCAGagaattcatacaggggagaaaccattcccatgtgcagagtgtgggaaacaattcggTATTAAGAGCAGCCTTCTCAGACACCAAAGGATTCATAcgggggagaaaccattcacatgtgcagagtgtgggaaacaattcagtattgaGAGCAGCCTCCTCAGACACCACAGTATTCATACACGGGAGAAACCATTTCCATGTACATAG